The following are encoded together in the Triticum dicoccoides isolate Atlit2015 ecotype Zavitan chromosome 6B, WEW_v2.0, whole genome shotgun sequence genome:
- the LOC119324068 gene encoding uncharacterized protein LOC119324068 — MERGAGGGDNSTRAVGMCDRLLTFLAKNLSMNRPGSITEGPRDAGAGGDHRNHAEEEDDEFAVKIEKAEFEFSHEEEGHSSFTATILEETTADVRASDQHKQATAEAGHQVEATEAGAAAVQEKKPRRSVTIKEEAGGVKDKAKKSLSKKRQSSSLSGGGQLVGAGGEDPIPKPPLRWGLRPRMPAANLRVPSNINEKSSNFIEERRRGFGAGGKPGK, encoded by the coding sequence ATGgagagaggcgcgggtggcggcgacAATTCGACGAGGGCCGTCGGCATGTGTGACCGACTCCTGACCTTCCTCGCCAAGAACCTGTCGATGAACAGGCCGGGGAGCATCACCGAGGGGCCAAGAGACGCTGGCGCCGGCGGCGATCACAGGAATcacgcagaggaggaagacgacgagttCGCTGTGAAGATCGAGAAAGCCGAGTTCGAGTTCAGCCACGAGGAAGAAGGCCACAGTAGCTTCACGGCCACCATCCTAGAAGAGACAACTGCAGATGTGAGAGCAAGTGATCAGCACAAGCAGGCCACGGCGGAAGCCGGCCATCAGGTGGAGGCGACGGAAGCGGGCGCAGCGGCTGTGCAGGAGAAGAAGCCGAGGAGGTCCGTGACGATAAAGGAGGAGGCCGGCGGAGTCAAGGACAAGGCCAAGAAGTCGCTGTCAAAGAAGAGGCAATCGTCGTCGTTGAGCGGCGGCGGCCAGCTGGTCGGGGCAGGAGGGGAGGACCCGATCCCGAAGCCGCCGCTAAGGTGGGGGCTCCGGCCGAGGATGCCGGCGGCGAACCTGAGGGTGCCGTCCAACATCAATGAGAAGTCGTCCAACTTCATTGAGGAGCGCAGGAGGGGCTTCGGTGCCGGCGGCAAGCCGGGGAAATGA